Part of the Sphaerochaeta associata genome is shown below.
AGAGAACACAACTCCTAGAACTGGATTTGCGGCAGTCACCTCGTAGGCAATACTGATGGTATAACCGGGGATGCCATGGACCAGATTGTTTGTGCCGTCTATGGGATCGACTATCCAGGTTCCTCCATCACCATACTCAACCAGACCCTCCTCCTCACCAAGGAAGTTGTCCGATGGAAACGACTGATGAATCAAATCACGAATCAGGCGCTCGCTGGCGGTGTCCAAATGGGTGACAACATCACTTTTTCCTTTTGCTTGGAACGCAATATTCGTCATATTAGCGGACAGGATCATTTCACCGGCCTTTCTGGCCGCACTGCAAGCGACTTTCAAACGGTCGGTGAAAAGGGTCCTTGTCATACAACACTCCCTTTACCCTTGGTCAGGGTATTGAAAACAAGCAGGCTGATAATGGTTGCAAACGTTAGGATTGAGGCAAGTGCGGCGGCCGTTCCATACCCGTCTTTCATAATCTCGGTGTAGATGGCCACAGAGATGGTTCCGGTCCTTCCCGAGTAGAGAATGAGGGTGGAACTCAATTCATTGATGGTGGAAATCCAGCTGAGAATGGCTCCCGAAAGAACTCCTGGAAGCATAAGAATTGCTGTAATTTTGAAGAACGTCTTCATCGGGGAAACTCCGAGATTTATCGAAGCCTCTTCACTGCTGAGATCCAGCTGATAGAGAATGCCGGTGCTTGATCGGATGATGTAGGGAATCTTTCGGATCGTGTAGCTGATGATCATGATCGCCGCTGTCCCGGTCAGTACAACGGGAGGCTTGTTGAAGGCCATAACCAAAATGATACCTAATACCGATCCTGGAATAACGTAGGGAGACATGAGAACGAAGTCCAGAATATTGGTGATGCTCGATTTCCGCCTGACAATTACATAGGAAGTGAACATGCCGATGAGAATCATGAACATCATGGCAATGGTGGAGTACAGAAAGGTTCTAGCGATGTTCGCCGAGAGCTTGAACCACACCGAGCGATAACTTTCCAAGCTGAATCCCGGGACAAACAAGGGTCCTCGCGTTTTAATAAAGGATGTGACCATCGTTGTTATCTGAGGAGCCAAGGCGCATAATGCGATGAAGTAACAAAGAATGGTCAACACCACAAACGGCAGCTTTCCAAGTTTCTTCACAGCCGGTGGACGCAGGCCGGACATGGAGTATGAACGCTTTCCGATGGAGATTTTCTGCAACAACAGAACAGACAGGGAACACAGGATGATGATGACACTCAACGTGCTTGCCATCGTGGCGTTACCCCCGATTTCGCTCATGTACTCCTCATAGACAAGAACAGGGAGAACCTTGTAGCCCTCTCCGATGAGCATCGGGGTTCCCAAATCAGCCAGACTCGTCATGAACACGACTACCGCCCCGGCGGTGATTGTGGGCATGATCAAGGGGAATGTAACAGTGAGCAGCTTCTTTAGTCCATGAACACCCAGATTCTCAGCAGCTTCCTCGAGAGAGCTGTCGAATGTCTGAAGCGCCCCTTGGACATACATATAGATAAAGGGGAAGAGTTTAAGGGTAAAAACAAGGATCAAGCCACGAAATCCATAGATGGTAGGAATTTCAATACCGATGTGCCTTACCAGGTTGGTGATGAATCCATTGCGGCCTAAAAGCATGATCCAAGAGTAGGCTCCGATGAAAGGAGGTGAGAGCAAGCTTATAACCACCATGGCATTGAGCAGTTTCTTGCCCGGAATATTGAAACGTGCTACCACATAACCCATCGGAACTCCCAAAAGGATTGCAAAGACGGTAGTCGTGATCGAGACTGCAAAACTATGTTTAAGGGTGTTGAAATAGTATGGCAATCGGAAGAAGTCAACATAATTTATTAATGAGAATCCACCACCCTCGTTGGGAAGGAAGCTGCGCGAAAGCATGCCGATCAGAGGATAGACCAAGAAAAATAGAGCTAAGGCAAACGCGGCGAGAACAACAAAGCCCCAGAATCCGAATCTGTTCAAGCCTTTCTGCAACCAGGTGGGCTCTTTCATACGAGGCTCTCCTTTCCATCGGCGGTAAAAAGATTGACGCTCTTCCGATCAAAGGTCACCCAGACTTTGTCTCCGGTCTTCTTGATGGGCAAACCCTCCTTCAGGTATTCATTGACTTGCAATACACAATCGCCACCCAGTTCGATTTCATAGTTTATGAAGTCCCCAAGGAAGGTGGCAAATTGCACTCTACCTGCAACACCTCCATTTTCGATGGTTTTCAGTGTTGCCTCTTCAGGACGAACCGCCAGCACTGCGTTGCCGGTATATGCTCTTGCCAGCTTCATATCGAAGGCATGGCCAAGCAACGACACTGTATTGCCAGCAACAGAGCAGGACAAAAAACTTGAAATGCCGATAAAGTTCGATACGAATGAGTTCTGCGGACGGGTATAGATTTGCAAGGGAGTTCCTATTTGTTGCACGGTTCCCAGATTCATTACGGCAATCCGGTCGCTCATCGCCAAAGCTTCCTCCTGGTCGTGGGTGACATAGACGGTGGTGATATTCAAGTTCTGTTGAATTTTCTTGATGACCGATCGCATCTCGATGCGGAGTTTTGCATCGAGGTTGGAGAGCGGCTCATCCATCAACAGCACATCAGGCTTGATGACGATGGCACGGGCGAGGGCGATGCGTTGCTGCTGCCCGCCGGATAGTTGCGACGGCTGCCGATCCTTGTACTCGCTCATCTTCACCAGGCCCAGAACTTCTTCTACATCCTTTTCAATTTCCGCTTTTGAATAGCCCCGAGCTTTCAGGCCGTAAGCTACGTTGTCGTATACGGAGAGGTGGGGGAAAATCGCATAATTCTGAAAAACCATGCCTGCATTTCGTTTATAGGCAGGTATCGAATTGATTACCGTTTGTCCGAAGCGGATGGTGCCAGCCTCTATGCTGTTGAAGCCCGCGATCATTCTCAGCAGGGTTGTCTTGCCGCACCCCGAGGGTCCCAGCAATGTGAAGAACTCCCCTTTATCTATTGAAATGGAAACTCTGTCTATGGCAGTAAAGTCCCCATAACGCTTGGTGACTTCCTCAATGAATAATGGCTGACTCATGCTCTCAGGCTCCTTTGGAAGAGATGCCAGGCTTCACGTGGAAGCCTGGACTACAACACGTTTTAGCGACCTACGATAAGATTCTTCCACTGGTTCATGATACGGTCCTTGTTCTGACCAACCCAGACCGTGTCGTACGGAATATCGCCGAGCTTGTCGTTGGGAATCATGATGGAGGGCAGCTGTATGTCGGTGCGCACCGTACGTCGATTGAGGTCACCCATCAGTGCCTGTACATCCTTGCTGAGAATGAAATCGACGAACTTTTTGGCGTTCTCCATGTTCTTGGCACCCTTCACGATGGCGATGGGGCTGGGAACTTTGGACGAGCCTTCGATGGGATAGACAACTTTCAGATTGGCACCGGCTCTCTCATACTTCAAGGCGGCTTCCTCGTACGTGATACCCACGGCATACTCACCGTCGGCTACGCCCTTGAAAGTACCCGAAGACGACCCAAGAAGCTTGCTGTCCAGATTGACAACAAAGTTCTTCATGTATGCCCAACCGGTTTCATTGTCACCTCCCATGGAGAGCAACTGAATGATGAGGGCCATGAAGGCAGAACCCGAACGGGCCGGGTCGGCATGAGCGATTCTTCCCTTGAATTTTGGATTTACAAGGTCTGCCCAACCCTTGGGAGCGTCTGCTGCTGCTACCAACTTGGGATTATAGATGATGACCATCGGGTCGATGGTGGTTCCATGCCAGCGATTGCCCGGGTCGCGGGTTACCGGCAGGACAGAGGACATGTGTGCATGTTCGTAGGGCTCGAGCAGGTCGACAATTACCTGGTAGGAGTCGGAACCGCCTCCCCAGAGTACATCCGAGAGAGGATTGTCTTTTTCAGCCCGAATTCTGGACACCAGTTCTCCGGTTCCTGCACCTACAAGATTGACTTTAATGCCGGTACGGTCTTGAAACTCCTTGATGATCGGATCAGTCCAGTCAGCAGCATGAGAGTAATACAGCGTCAGTTCATTGGAGACGGGTTTAGCCTCAGGCTGTGCAGCAGAGAAGAGACTGATTGATGCAACCAGCAGCATTGCAGTGAGTAACACCATTGCTTTCTTCATATTTGTTCTCCTTTTTTGGATCATACGCGATGACCTAATGGTAGTGTAAAACCGGTCTTTTCCACCCACAAGGCGAGAAAACAGCAATGATGTCGACAGATTCGTAAAATCAACCTATCAAGACAGCCGTAATTGGAGTCATCAGGCAATCTTTGGATTATCATTCCTGATTACGTTTCAGATTCCGGGAATCTCAGTCCCTCGAAAGTGCATGTGTAAGGAGAAGCGGACTCAGAATGCAATCTGCTGATTGTTGGCGATGATCTCCTCAACCTTCAAAGGCTTGGAGAAATAGAAACCCTGTACCTTGTCACAGCCATGTAGAGAGAGAAATTGCAGTTGTTCTTCTGTCTCGACACCTTCTGCCAAGACTTCCATTCCCAGGTTCTTCGCTGTCTGGATGATGCTCTTGATCAAGGCCTTGTCCTTATCCGAACCTGTGGTGATTCCTTGCACGAATTCAATGTCGATCTTCAGTTGGTCGATCGGATAGGTTTTCAATCTGCTGAAGGAGGAGTGGCCGGTTCCAAAGTCATCGACGGCCAGGCTGAGGCCGAGCTGCTTCAACTCAAATATTCGCTCTAGGAGAATCGGCTCGTCCAGGAAAGTCGCACTCTCGGTTATTTCAATTTGAAGTGCATGAACATCAACCCCGGTTTTCTTCAGAATCTTCTTCATATTCTCGACAATGCGTGCGTCCTTGAGCTGCACCACCGAGCGGTTGACCGACATGGTCAACCGCTCTTGGCATGTCTGCTGGAAGGCAATCAATTGCCTGCAGGCTTGCTCGAATACAAACATACCTATAGGACGAATGAGACCCGTCTGCTCAGCCAAAGGAATGAAAAACAGAGGCTGGACCAATCCATATTCAGGATTGTTCCACCGCACAAGCGCTTCAAAGCCACAAACCTTTTGCGTTTCAGTACACATCTGCGGTTGATACATGACAAACAGTTCATTCCGATCAAGAGCACGATAAAGACCGTTGGTAAGGCGCAGCCGCCTAGTTGTCTGTGCCTTCACTTCTTCGTTGCAGAACACCACCTGGTTCTTGCCCTTTGCTTTTGCGCTGTACATGGCGATGTCTGCATTCATGATCAAGGTATGGGCATCTCGTCCATCGGCGGGATGGATGGAGACACCTATGCTTGCAGGCAGGAAGTACTCTTCTTGCTCGAGTACGATGGGGTTCTTGAGCGCCTGCATGATGGCGTTGGTCACCAATAGTAAGTCTTCCTCTTTCGGCCTTCTCACCTCGACAAGGAACTCATCGCCTCCGAAACGTGCAATTACATCCTCCTTATCCAAGACAGAAACAAGCACCTGGGCGATTTTACTCAATACCAGATCGCCTGTTGCATGTCCCGCTGTGTCGTTGATCGACTTGAAGGAATCGAAATCGAGAAACAGGATGGCAAGCTTCTGCCTGCCATCAGACAGCGTAGTAATTGTTTGGTCGACATGGTTGATGAAATAATCACGGTTGGGCAGCTTGGTCAACGAGTCATAGAATGCCAGGCTATAGAGTCTGTCCTGTGACTTCTCTAGCTCACTACGCTGTGAATCGATGTGAGATATGTACCATTCAGAGCGTTGTTCAAACACCCTTATGAGATAAATCAACAGCATCACTGCAATATACGAGATGATGCCCGGGATTGGATCCGGCGAGTTGGTCCTGATCAAGTACAGCACCGAGGAAACAAGGTTCGCACCATTGATCAGCAAGGCGGCGATGACTCCGGTCTTCTTCTGCCGCATGACAAGGTAGATGGATATGAACATCTGAAGCTGTGTTATGATGCCTCGAAAGGTCGATTCATTCAGATTCAAGGCCATTAAAATACTTGAGGAAGCCGTCAAGCGAACCTGCAGGACTGAAATGAGCACATAGAGGGCGACACCGACAAATATGTACGTATACCGCGGGGCAGCATCAATACCTGTTACAACGGGATTCCTGCTTCGCAAGGCTTGTGCTATGAGCACAATGGGCACGACCAGGATGATCGGGGCCAGCTGAGGAAGCTGTACACCAAATGAAGGTAGGTAAATATCGGATGCGCTGCCGACAAGAAAGGCAACAGAGAGGGAGAGCAATATCTGCTTCTTCTGGTGCTTCTCCGTTTCGGTCTTCCAAGCGATCAAAAGGAATAGGCTCAGCAGTGTGTATCCGGTAAAATAGACATAGAACACATAATCCCAAAAGGTATTGGTAGAGGTGAAAAGCCAGCCGAAAGGGGAAAATTCCAAGTTGTATGCATAGAGATTCAGAGGAAGGCCATAGACGACCATCAACAATATCGGGGGAATGAAGAGAGCATAGTGATTGCCTCGCTCTTTACGACCTGTCAGGCGTAGAACGAATACAAGCAGAATCGCATAGAGGTTCGCCCAACCATAGCTGGATACCATTTGTCCCCAAACAGCAATTGTGATGCTGGAAGTGACAGTAGATACGGTCAAACCAAGTGTCCAGATGATCAGGGAGACGACAAGGGCAAAATAGGCGTGATTGGTTTTCGAACTTCGGTCGTTCTGCAGAACCAGAATTCCGGTAACCAACGATACAGTGCATACCGTGATGTAGAGCATGGCGAACAGCGATGTACTGAGCAATGGTTTCTCCCCCTTGGGCGAAGCGCAACTTCTTAATAGTATGCTACCTTTGGAACTGTTGCAATGGGAGATTATTTGTATCTTTTTTGAGAATAAACATATAACTAAATATTCAAGCCCATATTTTCTTTCTCAGAAGCACATTCAACCACCGCTCATCGGCTCTGCCTTCCCTAACATCCTGTGAGTGAGAGACCTGTACCAGCTCAAAGAAAGAAAGCTCAGAGAGGAATGCCTGAAACCCTTGTTCGGTGAAGCAGGTGAATGAGCGTCCATCAGTACTAAAGTCCTCCTCCCTGTCCTTGAAGGAGCAGTAGAGCAGCCCTTGAGGTTTCAATGCCCGATGAAGAAGGCCGAACACTGCAGGTAATTCTGTTCTTGGTACATGCAAGAGCGATGCACAGGCCCAGATTCCGTCGAAGGCTGAGTCATAGTCCAATTCCATAAAGGAGAGCTTTCGGACTGCAAGGCCTGTGAGAGCTCTTGCATGCTCGACCATTGCAACACTGATGTCAAAGGCCTCCACCTTGTAGCCATGCTCAAGAAAATAGAGGCTGTCTCTTCCGCTTCCACAGCCTGCATCCAGGATGGAGCCGCCTTGTGGAAGAAAGGGAAGAAACAACGAGTACTGGACACTCATATCGAGCGAGACGGTAGTGGAGATGTAGCTGTCTGCATGCTTGTCATAGTAGTTCATCAGGGAGGCCTCCGAGGTTTTGATAGTACTGTACGTGTTACCATGCAAGCAAGTTTGCTAGGCTTTACACGCAATATTCATTCTCAATGAGATCATAATTATAGAAATGTACGCAAATTTTGTTATTTTTGAAATATATTTGACAGATTAGGAAAGTGGTCCTATAGTTGAATCAGAAATGAGAACGTTCTCATTTCAAGGGATGCATGGATGAGTACGACTATCTTTGATGTTGCAAGAGTATGCGGCTATTCCAAAACCACAATCTCACGAGCCTTTGCTTCACCAGAAATGGTGTCGGTGGAGACAAGAAACATCATCTATGCGGCTGCAAAACAAGTAAATTATACTCCTGATGCGATTGCCAGAGCCATGGTGCGCAAGAAGACAAACAACCTTGGATTCATCGTCAGCGACCAGCAATACCCTGTAGTGCTAAACCCCTTCTACTCTCCTGTTTTTGAAGGAGTACTCCAAGTAGGAAGAGAGCGAGGCTACTCCGTTTTCATCGCTTCTGAGAAGGACATCCAACTGCCCACCGGTCAAGTCTATGTCAAAAAGCAAATGGATGGTGTCATTATTTGCGGCCAAACCGAGCAGAGCATTATTGAAAGCTTCAGATCACAAAATATACCGGTTGTGTTATTGAATAATGTATTCGACATGGAAGATTTGATTTGCATCACCCTCGATCACTACGGGGGAACCGTCAAAGCTATAGAACACTTGCTTGAACAGGGTAAGCGAGATATCGCAATTATTTCGGGTCATTTCTCGCCGTATGTATATAACGAACGATTCAGAGGATATACCGACACCCTGAAGAACCATGGGATTCCCATCAATGAAGCGTTTATCAAGACGGTAGAACCGACTATGGCGGAGGCTATGCATACCGCTCAGCAACTCCTCTCGCTCAAACATCGACCGGATGCCATCTTTGCAACGAATGATCTCATCGCAATTGGTGCTGTAAAAATTGCCTTACGCGCACATATTGCCATTCCCAAGGATATCGCCATTGTCGGATTTGATGATAGCAACTTCAGTGAAATCATTGAACCGGAACTTACAACCGTACGCATCGACAAGGAAGAGATGGGGAAACTGGCGGCAGGCAAGCTGATAGATATTCTTGAGAAAAACTCTACCGGGAAGCAAGTACATGTATGTGGTACGCAACTGATTATTCGAGGAACAGCTTAAACTTATGATGGAAGTAATATTTATCAACGTGGGATATGGCGATGCAATCCTCGTAAAACTTGGCTTACAATACGGCCTCATAGATGGAGGCAGCAGCCTTCCTCAGGAGTTTGTGGGGAATAGGGTGTCCCTGCAGGAATTCCTAAGAAAAGAACAGGTTTCTACGCTTGAGTTTGTACTCATCACGCACATTCATGAGGACCATGTATGCGGTATAGTTGAAATACTTCACCAGGTGCATATCAAGCGTTTCTTCCTCCCCTATCTCCCGCATATTTCTGACAGCAAAGATGTTGTTATCGGGTCAGACGTCCCATTTAATCTGTTTGCATATGTTAAGGCATTCAATGCATACAAAACCATACTGTCTTATGCAAAAGACAATACCATTCCCTGTATCGATGTTATGCAATTCCAAAGCTTCCATCCTGTGGGTTCTGCCTTGGAAGTCAGAGTTTTGGAGCCAACTGACAACAAAACACAAGCATACACAAAGGCTCTTGAGGTATTGGTTGATGAGAAGGATCAACTGAAAAAACTACAACAGGTAAAGAGGTTGGATGCTATTTCCAATGACCACAGTTTGGTCCTCGCTTTACGATACGAAGGATTTACA
Proteins encoded:
- a CDS encoding ABC transporter permease → MKEPTWLQKGLNRFGFWGFVVLAAFALALFFLVYPLIGMLSRSFLPNEGGGFSLINYVDFFRLPYYFNTLKHSFAVSITTTVFAILLGVPMGYVVARFNIPGKKLLNAMVVISLLSPPFIGAYSWIMLLGRNGFITNLVRHIGIEIPTIYGFRGLILVFTLKLFPFIYMYVQGALQTFDSSLEEAAENLGVHGLKKLLTVTFPLIMPTITAGAVVVFMTSLADLGTPMLIGEGYKVLPVLVYEEYMSEIGGNATMASTLSVIIILCSLSVLLLQKISIGKRSYSMSGLRPPAVKKLGKLPFVVLTILCYFIALCALAPQITTMVTSFIKTRGPLFVPGFSLESYRSVWFKLSANIARTFLYSTIAMMFMILIGMFTSYVIVRRKSSITNILDFVLMSPYVIPGSVLGIILVMAFNKPPVVLTGTAAIMIISYTIRKIPYIIRSSTGILYQLDLSSEEASINLGVSPMKTFFKITAILMLPGVLSGAILSWISTINELSSTLILYSGRTGTISVAIYTEIMKDGYGTAAALASILTFATIISLLVFNTLTKGKGSVV
- a CDS encoding ABC transporter ATP-binding protein, with protein sequence MSQPLFIEEVTKRYGDFTAIDRVSISIDKGEFFTLLGPSGCGKTTLLRMIAGFNSIEAGTIRFGQTVINSIPAYKRNAGMVFQNYAIFPHLSVYDNVAYGLKARGYSKAEIEKDVEEVLGLVKMSEYKDRQPSQLSGGQQQRIALARAIVIKPDVLLMDEPLSNLDAKLRIEMRSVIKKIQQNLNITTVYVTHDQEEALAMSDRIAVMNLGTVQQIGTPLQIYTRPQNSFVSNFIGISSFLSCSVAGNTVSLLGHAFDMKLARAYTGNAVLAVRPEEATLKTIENGGVAGRVQFATFLGDFINYEIELGGDCVLQVNEYLKEGLPIKKTGDKVWVTFDRKSVNLFTADGKESLV
- a CDS encoding ABC transporter substrate-binding protein, translated to MKKAMVLLTAMLLVASISLFSAAQPEAKPVSNELTLYYSHAADWTDPIIKEFQDRTGIKVNLVGAGTGELVSRIRAEKDNPLSDVLWGGGSDSYQVIVDLLEPYEHAHMSSVLPVTRDPGNRWHGTTIDPMVIIYNPKLVAAADAPKGWADLVNPKFKGRIAHADPARSGSAFMALIIQLLSMGGDNETGWAYMKNFVVNLDSKLLGSSSGTFKGVADGEYAVGITYEEAALKYERAGANLKVVYPIEGSSKVPSPIAIVKGAKNMENAKKFVDFILSKDVQALMGDLNRRTVRTDIQLPSIMIPNDKLGDIPYDTVWVGQNKDRIMNQWKNLIVGR
- a CDS encoding EAL domain-containing protein codes for the protein MLSTSLFAMLYITVCTVSLVTGILVLQNDRSSKTNHAYFALVVSLIIWTLGLTVSTVTSSITIAVWGQMVSSYGWANLYAILLVFVLRLTGRKERGNHYALFIPPILLMVVYGLPLNLYAYNLEFSPFGWLFTSTNTFWDYVFYVYFTGYTLLSLFLLIAWKTETEKHQKKQILLSLSVAFLVGSASDIYLPSFGVQLPQLAPIILVVPIVLIAQALRSRNPVVTGIDAAPRYTYIFVGVALYVLISVLQVRLTASSSILMALNLNESTFRGIITQLQMFISIYLVMRQKKTGVIAALLINGANLVSSVLYLIRTNSPDPIPGIISYIAVMLLIYLIRVFEQRSEWYISHIDSQRSELEKSQDRLYSLAFYDSLTKLPNRDYFINHVDQTITTLSDGRQKLAILFLDFDSFKSINDTAGHATGDLVLSKIAQVLVSVLDKEDVIARFGGDEFLVEVRRPKEEDLLLVTNAIMQALKNPIVLEQEEYFLPASIGVSIHPADGRDAHTLIMNADIAMYSAKAKGKNQVVFCNEEVKAQTTRRLRLTNGLYRALDRNELFVMYQPQMCTETQKVCGFEALVRWNNPEYGLVQPLFFIPLAEQTGLIRPIGMFVFEQACRQLIAFQQTCQERLTMSVNRSVVQLKDARIVENMKKILKKTGVDVHALQIEITESATFLDEPILLERIFELKQLGLSLAVDDFGTGHSSFSRLKTYPIDQLKIDIEFVQGITTGSDKDKALIKSIIQTAKNLGMEVLAEGVETEEQLQFLSLHGCDKVQGFYFSKPLKVEEIIANNQQIAF
- a CDS encoding class I SAM-dependent methyltransferase, encoding MNYYDKHADSYISTTVSLDMSVQYSLFLPFLPQGGSILDAGCGSGRDSLYFLEHGYKVEAFDISVAMVEHARALTGLAVRKLSFMELDYDSAFDGIWACASLLHVPRTELPAVFGLLHRALKPQGLLYCSFKDREEDFSTDGRSFTCFTEQGFQAFLSELSFFELVQVSHSQDVREGRADERWLNVLLRKKIWA
- a CDS encoding LacI family DNA-binding transcriptional regulator, producing the protein MSTTIFDVARVCGYSKTTISRAFASPEMVSVETRNIIYAAAKQVNYTPDAIARAMVRKKTNNLGFIVSDQQYPVVLNPFYSPVFEGVLQVGRERGYSVFIASEKDIQLPTGQVYVKKQMDGVIICGQTEQSIIESFRSQNIPVVLLNNVFDMEDLICITLDHYGGTVKAIEHLLEQGKRDIAIISGHFSPYVYNERFRGYTDTLKNHGIPINEAFIKTVEPTMAEAMHTAQQLLSLKHRPDAIFATNDLIAIGAVKIALRAHIAIPKDIAIVGFDDSNFSEIIEPELTTVRIDKEEMGKLAAGKLIDILEKNSTGKQVHVCGTQLIIRGTA
- a CDS encoding ComEC/Rec2 family competence protein; this encodes MMEVIFINVGYGDAILVKLGLQYGLIDGGSSLPQEFVGNRVSLQEFLRKEQVSTLEFVLITHIHEDHVCGIVEILHQVHIKRFFLPYLPHISDSKDVVIGSDVPFNLFAYVKAFNAYKTILSYAKDNTIPCIDVMQFQSFHPVGSALEVRVLEPTDNKTQAYTKALEVLVDEKDQLKKLQQVKRLDAISNDHSLVLALRYEGFTFILPADNCPKNWREKTFSLLKNGNVLKLPHHGQKDSIESKLLENLRIQYVITSSSSDRRNNSSNADVYNQLQQVNPAIQFLFTDETEYSPYFSRPHKASDAIRFIVAEYKLDVKM